The DNA sequence AACAGGAACACTGAAGGGAGAGTCCTCCAAAACTTCAGCAGTCAGAAACCAAAAATAGAATCAGATTCTTTATTACCAGTACCCCCCAAGAACACAGAAGGAAGTATAACCACATACAAAATGGTTCTCCAAGTAGATCATCTTTCGTCTATgctgatatttattcattgtaaGAGATTTTGAAGGTCTAATAGAGAAATAAACATCAGTGAAATTATACAAATGTGATCTGTtattcaaattataaaatgaaacttcTTCTAACTCAAAGTTTAGAAAAATGCCAATCTGCATGACTTGTCTGGTATCCCATGTAGCATGTGTACTTGTGATCTGAATTTGCCGGCAGCCATTGATTGGCAATGGTGATATAAGGACATTTCTAGGAAAGACTCTTGACACACACCTAAGGATCATTCAACTGTGCCCTTTAGTTCTACCTGCCAAAATATCTCCCAGCATCAAATCCCTCACAAGTCTGGACAGCTAGGTAAATGATGTCTTGACACACACCTCTTGACACACACCTGAGGATTATGAAGACAGTTTGGTTGCATCATTCGAAATATCACACTTTTTCTATCTTCTGAAATAATAAGATTGGGGTGGGCAGATTCAGGATCTAGTGTCAAATCTACCTGCaatgtgttgagcattttttgcaTACAAAATAATGTGGAGGGAGACTGCAACTTTctttaatttgtaagaaaaaatggGCGGGTTTTTTTTATGTGCTCATACCTgttgttagtatttttaatatctcATGGTTAATCCAGGTCTGCTTGTGAAtacttttctgtaatttcattTAGCAGATTTTCTAGTGTAGAAATATAGTCTGAaatttggcttttgttttcagtTAGGTTTTCTTCAACATCCTTCTCTTCAGCAAGTAGCCTGGCACGAATTCCAATTTGCTCCTTTTGTAAGAAACATGTAAGTTCTTCAAATTCAGAGTGTAATTCCATCGTCCAATTTTCTGTCTTCCACCTCACTTTAAAAGATTTTGAATCTTTAATTTCACACAACATTTTGGCAGCTTCCACTTGCTGCCTTGGGGAGTTAATGCAGCTTTTGAGCTTCTCCCTTGGACTCGCTGCAGCTTGCTCAATGGGCATCAGGAGGTGATCCCGGTGGTTGGAGGAGGCCCTGCACTGAGGACACAAGAGCTCCAGGTCCTTCTCACAGAACAGGTCCAGCACCTGACTGTGCTGCTCACACAGGGCTTTCTCTTCCTGCCGCCTCCTCTTGCTCCTCGTGGTGGGAAGCTGCTTAACAATGTCACTCATGTGGCACAGCTGGGGGTTCCTCTTGAGGCTGTTGTCAGGGCAATAGTGGAGGCAGAAAGGACAGGGGAAGATGTGCTGCAGGTCTTCCCAGCACTGGGGGATGCAGGACCCACAGAAGTTGTGCCCGCAGTCAGTGGTCACAGGGTCCCTCAGGTAATCCAGGCAGATGGCGCAGCTGGCCTCTGCTTGGAGCTCCAGAGGCCATTGTGCCATGAAAGTTTCTGTCTGAAGAGACTCCTTTCAGCGAGTCTACTTCTCCAGGAACTAGGAAAAGTGAGAAGCTGTGTCTCCTCAGTGTTCTCTCTCCTGAAGGCAGCCTGAAGCCTTCCCAAGGTCCCAGGAATCTATTGCCCCCCAAGCCCGTGTCTGCTTCGTTCCTTCAGCTCTAAATATATGGTCCGACAGCACCTACTGATCCCCTGGCACTGGATCCACCTTTACTCAAATGCATGCTTGGGTGTTTTGTCCTCTTTGTCAGGAAAGAGTCACAACTTCAAGAAGCAATAGAAATTAGCAGCCGAGCGGGGAATTCCAGACTGTTGGACACTTGATAGGCCAATTGACCAGGTTTCTTAAACATAaagtaacaaggaaaaaaattacaatatataTTGACAACATATATTAAAGCATTGAAAAGCATATACATCTATGCATGaatgtttatttaactttttttctgatttaaacaCACACctgtaaaaaaattattgtatatcaATTGGGATAGTGGAAATCTCATGATAAAAGACCATTAATTATTATGTCTGGCTATGATATGATCTTGTTATTTAGAAGTGTCTCTATACTTTAGACATTCATCATGCAGTATTTACACATTAACATTATATGTGGTGGAGGTTTTGCTTCAAAAAATGTAGATATAGAGAGACTGGGGACATTTTGTTGATGGGGACATGGAGTTTATTGTactaatttctctattttctatgcCTAAAATGTTCTCtaataaaagccattttcttAAAAGGCTCACCATAATTGTCAGCACGCTGCTGTTTTATTCCAGCCAAGCCagcttctctctcactctcttctgTGTGCCTCATCTTGTTTTCCTTCCATTGCAAAGCTCCAGATCCCTCACgtctccttctcttttcctcatcaCAGTTGCCCCAACTCAGCCCACATTCTGCTTTCACTTCAGCCTAGTGTCCCTGCTTATCTCCCCTCATCTAATCCCACAATATCTCCTAAATTGAGATAAGTTAGGTTTGTGTCAAGACCAAGGCAGGGCATTAAGTTCCATCTGCTTATGCTATATGGCAGAACTCCTGGCCTGATCTCAGACTCCCTGTGTCATGGGGCTGGTTAGCCTTATTCCCCACTCTTTCAGGGACACAGGGAACAAGAACAACTGCCCTCACTTTCCCTTTTAATTTGGTGTGAGCATAAACACAAATGTAGATAAACCTCCTGGAACGTGTCAGTTCTGAACATAGAAGATTAGCATGGCAGAGACTTcaagaattttttcaaatgtttgcatttctcttgttttggttaaatttttaatttgctggttattcttttttgctttgttttttctggcagctggctggcatggggatttgaacccttgaccttagtgttaccagcactacactctaatcaactgagctagtCAGCTAGCCCTGCTGACTATCGTTATTACTCTTAACATGGTACATAAAATTTGGTTAAAGTTGGACAAAATCACTGTAAAGACCCctggaaaatttaaaatccatTGATTGTCATCtgatagtttggatatgttgtcccccccgcaaagctcatgtcaaaatctgatccacAAATATGGCAATattgggagcagtttgggtcatggaggGCGGATTTCTCATTAACAGATTAATAATCTCTCTGAAGtgggggatagtgagtgagttctcgctctattagttcccataagatatggttgtttaaaagacgctggcacctccccccccttgcttcctcttgccatgtgatcttgcacccactggctgcctggtgccttccaccatgagaagcagcctgaggtccataccagatgcagctgtcctagaattatgagccaaataaacctctgttctttataaattacccagtctcggttattctgttatagcaacacaaaactggaCTAATACATCATTAAAACAAATCCACATAAATGATTGCAAGCTAAAAAGGGAACTACACATACTTGTACACATGAAAAGATTAGCATATACTTAATctccaataaaataatgaaataattacacatacacatatgtacaacCTAAACCACCGAATTTATTATTAAGAAAGAAATGGTACAGAAATAAGCAGTATCCTGGTACATGGCAGGAGCTCACTCAGGAGCAGCCTGTACCTGCCCACACCTCCCTCATGTCTAGTCCATGGGAGCAGCAGACACACACCGAGATCTTGGAGTCACTCTCCATATCCACAGCTGGGTGTTCCACCTCTCACCAGGTAATGCACATCTTCCTTCGAGTGCACCTACATATCCACTCACGGCCAGGTCTCTTCAAAATGAATCTAAGGAGCATTTCCTCAGAGTGGCCTCCCATACCACCCTGGTTAGTGCAGTTTCCCTGTTCTTGTCCTTATGGACTGTGGTGAGGCACCCTCACAGGATCTCCGCACATCCTTCCTGAACCTGTGATGCCATCCTCCCCCCCATCACAGTCCTATCCAagattccctccccttccctgagTCCCCACTCACACACTGGTGTGGTTCAAGGTCGGCTCACCTATGCCAATGCTGTATTGGGGTCCTTGCTCTGCCAGGAGTGGGGAGCTGCTCTTATAACCCATGGTCTGGGTGGTGGTACCCTCAGCACCCGTACTAACAGCTCCTCCTGTCCTTGCACATCCGTCCTGCCATCTTTGATCCAGATCAGAACAGGGAACACAGCACAACCTCTCTTTTCACCTTGGGTTCTTAAGGCCCTTAAAGCCTTATAAGCCTGTGCagtgtttcctttcctttgttccaCTGGACAGACTCCAGATGCAATCAGCTTTAGGGAAATGACAGGCTTCCACTGACATTTCCTGTCTTCCTCTCTGATTGCATCTTCCTCCCTGATTGCATCTTCCTCCCTGATTGCATCTTCCTCTCTGATTGCATTTTCCTCTTTGATTGCATCTTCTGCACCGGAGGTGGGGCGGGCAGAGGGTGAGGTGAGGCTACGTGGAAGATTAGATTTACTggcctttgttcttttcttctattgtttCTTCACTGAAACTCCTTTAATTTAATCAGTGATCTGGCTTCTGGGTTAATGGAATATTTGAAAAGTCCTCGTCTTGTTTTATCAGGGAGGCAGATGCAGGATTTGCTGACTAGTCTTCTCAGGCAGTTTTAATCCTTTCTGCCCCTTAAAGGAAGTGTTTTCAGGGTCAGTCCTTGTCTCTGGTTTCTGGATTTCCAAACTTATTCCAGTAATTCTCAACCTCCACAGGCTCACAAGGAGCAGACAAGCTCCTGATAGAACATCTCTCCTTTTTCCCTGATCATTCTGGAGCTGGGGACTTTCTAGAGTTGTTTGAGAAGGCTGGACGCTAGGCCTGGGCCATGCCCAGACAGTTGTAGGAGCCAGACAGGTGATacgtatccaccattatagtatcacacagaatagtttctcTGCCCTAAATTTACCCTATGCTCTGCCAAGTCATCCCTTCCTTCTCTATCCCCTAACAACCACTGATCCTTTCAATGCCTTCATAGTTTTCCCTTTTACAgtatgtcatatagttggaaacatacaatatgttgtcttttcataCCGTATTCCCATAAAAAAGTCCTTGAAAATATAGTCTGCAGCAACCAGTGCCTTGCTCTCAACACATGCAAAAATGGGAGAGACCGTCAAAGAATTGTCTCTTACAGTGATGTCTTCTCTTCTGCCTGGAATTTGTAATGTACTAATAAAACAGGTAAATGTACATGtgtaaaaatacatatgtgtACACAAAACTTATTAGACCTGTGAAATTACAATTTCACACGCTCTAATTTGACAATTCCAGGAACACCTTAAAGTTAATTCCACACTTCTGTCAGCTACCACCAAATCTCTTGCtattgaaacaaaattattttttaaaagaagaggaaacaaaatagGAATAGTTCCTACGTTGAAGTCATataggtaaaataatttttaaaaaattcttggtgGTGAATTGACCAGCTGTATAGTTGTACAATATTCTACCTACTGTCCATAAATTacaggaagaaaatgaagcaatGTCACAGTTCATCCTTCACAGCCTGTTACTGCACAGATGGTAAGAGGTTTTGAATCACGTCCCACACGGAAATAAGGCTTCAGAACTTCAGAAAATGTGTCGGTGAAAGAATGGATGTGAGACCTGTCGTTCAAATTGTAGAAGGAAATCTCGCCCAGCTCATAGTCCAGATAAACACCAATCCCTCTGGGCTTTTCCATCAGCAGCAGAGTGACTGGAACCGCACCTTGAGCCACATAGTCACCATTCCGCAGCTGAACCGTCCAGCGTCTGTTCTGTCCCGATGGGGGCCGCTTTCCCTTCCTGGAAAGGGAGTCTTTACAGACCCCCACGGTCCATTTAGGCTTGTCATCCACTTGGACCTCCCAGTAATGCCGGCCAGAATCGAATCCCTCAGAACCCAGGACGACTGGAGACACTGTAAATCTCCTCGGATTCCGATGaactctttgctttttcttcacgAATGTCACACATTTCTTATCCTCGGAGACAAGCAGATTAGGGTGTGCTGTCTCGGGATCTAGAGTCACCTCTTCTCTAAACCTCTGTATAATCTTTCGAAGAGCCACGTTCTGTGGAGGCAGACAGCACGCTTCCCTCTTTAACTGGAAAGAATAGAGTGCGGGAGGTTTCAGGCCTTCACACCTGCCCAGGATGCTCCTGATGTCCCTCAGCAGCTCCACTTCCGACATCACACTCTTCTCGGCCACCTCCATTAGCAGACCTTTGACAGTGGCAATGTGGTCTGAAAATGCTGTTCTGTTTGCACTGAGTTTCTGTTGAatgtccttctcttcctcagcTAACCTTGAGAAAACTGCCCATTGATTATGTTCTAGAAACTGAGTCAGGTGCTCAAATTCACAGGAcaatttctgtgcctggttttccACCTTCTCTCTCAGTTCTAATAGTTCTCTGTCTTGGGCGGCCAGTAGCTTCTGAACGTCCGCCACTTGCTCCTTCAGGGGCTCGATGTAGCTGCGGAGCCTTTTCCTGTGATGAGAGGCCGCCTCCTCTACGGGTCTCATGTGGTGGCCCTGGTGGTCAGGGGGCTGAGTGCACAGGGGACACAATACCTCTAGGTCCTCCTCACAGAAAAGGGTCAGGACCTGGTTGTGCTTCTCACACAAGGacatctcttccttcctcttcctcttgctcCGGGTGATGTGGAGTAGCCTGGCAATGTCAATCATCCTTCCCAGCTGGGTGTTGCTCCTGAAGGTCCCCTCTTGGCATTGGTGACGACAGACAGGGCAAGGGAAACTGTCCTGTAGATTCTCCCAGGACTGTTTGATGCAGGAGTGACAGAAGTTGTGCCCACATTCGATGGTGACAGGATCTCTCTGGTAATCCAGACAGATGGGGCACTTGGCCTCTGCCTCAAGTCCTGACAGCACTGTCGACAGGGCTGCCATCACTGCCATCAAGTGTGAATAAAAATCTGGACTGAGGTGGGCTTTCTTCAGGAGGTTGGC is a window from the Cynocephalus volans isolate mCynVol1 chromosome 9, mCynVol1.pri, whole genome shotgun sequence genome containing:
- the LOC134385826 gene encoding tripartite motif-containing protein 75-like; amino-acid sequence: MAVMAALSTVLSGLEAEAKCPICLDYQRDPVTIECGHNFCHSCIKQSWENLQDSFPCPVCRHQCQEGTFRSNTQLGRMIDIARLLHITRSKRKRKEEMSLCEKHNQVLTLFCEEDLEVLCPLCTQPPDHQGHHMRPVEEAASHHRKRLRSYIEPLKEQVADVQKLLAAQDRELLELREKVENQAQKLSCEFEHLTQFLEHNQWAVFSRLAEEEKDIQQKLSANRTAFSDHIATVKGLLMEVAEKSVMSEVELLRDIRSILGRCEGLKPPALYSFQLKREACCLPPQNVALRKIIQRFREEVTLDPETAHPNLLVSEDKKCVTFVKKKQRVHRNPRRFTVSPVVLGSEGFDSGRHYWEVQVDDKPKWTVGVCKDSLSRKGKRPPSGQNRRWTVQLRNGDYVAQGAVPVTLLLMEKPRGIGVYLDYELGEISFYNLNDRSHIHSFTDTFSEVLKPYFRVGRDSKPLTICAVTGCEG